The nucleotide window GCCCCCAAGACCCTACGATATGCAAGAAACTGTACTACCTGCTGCTGGCGCACCGTACCCCACGATTCTGTACGTGCTCATTCCGCTGCTGCCGTTCCTGGGCTTTCTCATCAACGGGCTGCTCAACCGCCGGCTCTCGGGCACGGTGGCCGGGGCCATCAGCAGCCTGGCCGTGCTGGGCTCGTTCGCCATTTCGGTGTTTCTGTTCCTGAATTTTCAGTACCAGTACACCGTCACGCTGTTCGACTGGATTTCGGTCGGCTCCCTGCAGATTCCCTTTTCTTACCAGATCGACCAGCTCAGTTTGATTATGCTGCTGCTCGTGACGGGCGTGGGCTTCCTGATTCACGTCTACAGCATCGGCTACATGCACCACGACGAGAACGTGGGCAAATTCTTTTCCTTCCTGAACCTGTTCGTGTTCAGCATGCTGGTGCTGGTGCTGGGCGCCAACTTCGTGATTCTGTTTATCGGCTGGGAAGGCGTGGGGCTGTGCTCCTACCTGCTCATCGGCTTCTGGAACAAGAACACCAGCTACAACAATGCCGCCAAGAAAGCCTTCATCATCAACCGCGTCGGCGACCTGGGCTTCCTGCTCGGCATCTTCCTGATTTACCTCACCTTCGGCTCCGTGCAGTTTGGGGAGGTTTTCCAGAAAGCTGCCCTAAACCAGTTCGGGCCTTATACCGTGAGCATCGTCACGGTGATTACGCTGCTGCTGTTCGTGGGCGCTACCGGTAAATCGGCCCAGCTGCCGCTCTACACCTGGCTGCCCGACGCCATGGCTGGTCCTACCCCGGTTTCGGCCCTGATTCACGCCGCCACCATGGTTACGGCGGGTATCTACATGATTCTGCGCGCCAACGTGCTGTTCACGCTGGCCCCCGATACGCTCGAGGTTATTGCCATCATCGGCGCGGCCACGGCCCTGTTTGCGGCCACCATCGGCCTGGCCCAGAACGACATCAAGAAGGTGCTGGCTTACTCCACCGTTTCGCAGCTGGGCTACATGTTCCTGGCCCTGGGCGTAATGGGCTACAGCACTTCCCTGTTCCACGTACTCACGCACGCTTTTTTCAAGGCGCTAATGTTCCTGGGCGCGGGCTCCGTGATTCACGCCATGAGCAACGAGCAGGACATGCGCCGCATGGGCGGCCTGCGCAAAGCTTTGCCCATTACGTTCATCACCTTCCTGATTGGCTGTTTGGCCATTGCCGGCATCCCGCCTTTCTCGGGCTTCTTCTCCAAAGACGAAATCCTGCTGCACGCCTTCGAGCACAGCAAGGTGCTGTACGCGGTAGGCTTGTTCACCGCCTTCCTGACGGCTTTCTACATGTTCCGCCTGCTGTTCCTCACCTTCTTCGGCGAGTTCCGGGGCACCGCGGAGCAGAAGCATCACCTGCACGAGTCGCCGGCTTCCATGACGCTGCCGCTTGTTGTGCTGGCGATTCTGGCGGCCGTGGGGGGCTTTATGAACGCGCCCTTCTTCCTGGGCGAAAACAACGCCTACCTCGCCAACTTCCTCGCGCCGCTGTTCACCTACTCGCAGAAAATCAATCCGGCTGCTTTCGCGGTACACGCCGACCACGCTACGGAGCTTATGCTCATCGGCCTTTCGGTGGGCGCGGGTGTGCTGGGCATCATCCTGGCCTACGTGCAGTACGTGAGCCGCGGGGTGCGCCCGGTGGAAGACGGCCAGTCACGCGGCTTCCTTGAAAACCTGATCTACCACAAGTACTACATCGACGAGTTGTACAACGCCCTGATTGTGCGCCCCATCATGTGGCTTTCGAACGGCCTGTTCCGCTACGTCGAAAACGGTATCATCGACCCCATCGTGAACGGCTTCGGTCGCCTGACTATGGGTGGGGGCCAACTCCTGCGCTACGTGCAGACCGGCTCCGTGGAAACCTACCTCATCCTGATGGTAGTGGGCATCGTGCTGGTGCTGGCGCTGAACTTCGGGAAGTTTTAAACATAGTTAGAAGAGTTTGATTCATGAAATCAATCCTCCTTCTAGCTACTATTTTCATTCTTTCCTCTTGCTCAAATGACGAAGTAAGATTTGTAGGAAAGTGGATTGAGAAGTCTAGTCAGGACTCTGTTCCATCAATTATCATTCATCAACACGGTGATAAATTAATGGCTTCCATTGACGAAAATGATTATCCTGCTACTTACGAACCCACCAGAAAAGAACTCATAGTTGATACACACAGACGCTCTGGCTGCTTTGTCTTTGAGAATAATTACCGAATGAGATACTCCGTTAAAAATAATGAATTAGCTGTTTCAGAAACTGATATGGACTCGACGGGAAAATTGATGTACGGCTCTTGGATTGTATACAAACGAAAAATACGCTAACAGTTAGGCTAGCCCAATTGAAAATCACCGCACCCTCACAGTAAAGCATGCTCACCGTCCTTCTCCTACTCTGGCCCGTGGCGGCCGCCCTGCTGCTGCACTTCTTCAAAGGCCGTGCGGCCCGGGTTCCGGCGCTGGGCGCGGCCCTGGTTGAACTTGCGCTGGCCGCTTACGCTGCCTTCACCTTCAACACCAACCACGCCGGCCAGTTCGCCTACGACCTGAACTGGATTCCCTCGGCCGGCATCCGCTTCGCGGTGGGCATGGACGGGCTGAGCTTGTTGCTGGTGCTCTTGACGGCCGTGCTGGTACCCATCATTCTGCTGAGCGCCTTCCGCCGCAACTTCGAAAACGAGTCGGTATTCTACGCGCTGGTGCTGTTTATGCAAACCGGCCTAGTGGGCGTATTCACGGCCCAGGATGCCTTCCTGTTCTACTTCATGTGGGAGGTGGCCCTGATTCCGATTTACTTCCTGGCCGGCGTGTGGGGCGGCGTGAACCGGGCCCGCGTTACGTTCAAGTTCTTCCTTTACACCATCATCGGCTCGCTGTTCATGCTGGCCGGCTTCGTGTACCTCTACTTTCAGACCGGCCCCTCGGCTGATGGCCTGTCGGCCCACAACTCGGCCCTTGCCTCGTTCTACAACCTGAACCTGCCGGCTGCAACGCAGGTATGGGTGTTCTGGCTGATTTTCGCGGCCTTCGCCGTGAAGATGCCCATCTTCCCCTTCCACACCTGGCAGCCCGATACCTACACTGAGGCCCCGGCGCCGGCTACCATGCTGCTCTCGGGCATCATGCTCAAAATGGGCATCTACGGCTGCATGCGCTGGCTGATTCCGGTGGTACCGCTCGGCACCGACTACTGGCAAAACCTGGTCCTGATCCTGGCCATCATCGGCATCATCTACGGGGCCATTATTGCTATTCGGCAGCAGGATGTGAAGCGGCTCATTGCCTACTCCTCCCTTTCCCACGTGGGGTTGATGATTGCCGGCGTGTTTTCGCTGACCCAGATGGGCATGCAGGGCGCCGCCATCCAGATGCTGGCCCACGGCGTGAACGTGGTGGGTATGTTCTTCATTGCCGACGCCATTGAGCGCCGCACCGGCACCCGCAACATTGCCGACCTGGGCGGCCTCACCCGCAAAGCCCCCGTGCTCACGGTTTGCTTTCTGGTGCTGCTGCTGGGCACGGTAGCCTTGCCCCTCACCAACGGCTTCGTGGGTGAGTTCCTGCTGCTGGCAGGCGTGTACGAGTTCAACGCCTGGATGGGCGCGGTAGCCGGCGTCACCATTATTCTGGGCGCGGTGTATTTGCTGCGCATGTTCCAGCGCGTGATGCTCGGCCCCGATTCCTCGTTCACCGAAACCTTCACCGACCTCACCGGCGCCGAGCTGGCTTTGCTGGTACCGCTCATCGTGCTGGTGTTCTGGATTGGCTTGTTCCCGAACACGTTCCTGCACCTGTCGGAAGGCAGTGTGCTGGGCATCCTGAACGAAGTAGTAAACCGCTAAGCGTAGCGCCTTGCTGCTTCGCTCTACATCGAGACGAATATGAATTCCATCATTGTACTTTCCGTCCTGGGCCTGGCCAACCTGTTTTTGGGCTTTCTGCGCTC belongs to Hymenobacter sp. J193 and includes:
- the nuoL gene encoding NADH-quinone oxidoreductase subunit L — protein: MQETVLPAAGAPYPTILYVLIPLLPFLGFLINGLLNRRLSGTVAGAISSLAVLGSFAISVFLFLNFQYQYTVTLFDWISVGSLQIPFSYQIDQLSLIMLLLVTGVGFLIHVYSIGYMHHDENVGKFFSFLNLFVFSMLVLVLGANFVILFIGWEGVGLCSYLLIGFWNKNTSYNNAAKKAFIINRVGDLGFLLGIFLIYLTFGSVQFGEVFQKAALNQFGPYTVSIVTVITLLLFVGATGKSAQLPLYTWLPDAMAGPTPVSALIHAATMVTAGIYMILRANVLFTLAPDTLEVIAIIGAATALFAATIGLAQNDIKKVLAYSTVSQLGYMFLALGVMGYSTSLFHVLTHAFFKALMFLGAGSVIHAMSNEQDMRRMGGLRKALPITFITFLIGCLAIAGIPPFSGFFSKDEILLHAFEHSKVLYAVGLFTAFLTAFYMFRLLFLTFFGEFRGTAEQKHHLHESPASMTLPLVVLAILAAVGGFMNAPFFLGENNAYLANFLAPLFTYSQKINPAAFAVHADHATELMLIGLSVGAGVLGIILAYVQYVSRGVRPVEDGQSRGFLENLIYHKYYIDELYNALIVRPIMWLSNGLFRYVENGIIDPIVNGFGRLTMGGGQLLRYVQTGSVETYLILMVVGIVLVLALNFGKF
- a CDS encoding NuoM family protein, which gives rise to MLTVLLLLWPVAAALLLHFFKGRAARVPALGAALVELALAAYAAFTFNTNHAGQFAYDLNWIPSAGIRFAVGMDGLSLLLVLLTAVLVPIILLSAFRRNFENESVFYALVLFMQTGLVGVFTAQDAFLFYFMWEVALIPIYFLAGVWGGVNRARVTFKFFLYTIIGSLFMLAGFVYLYFQTGPSADGLSAHNSALASFYNLNLPAATQVWVFWLIFAAFAVKMPIFPFHTWQPDTYTEAPAPATMLLSGIMLKMGIYGCMRWLIPVVPLGTDYWQNLVLILAIIGIIYGAIIAIRQQDVKRLIAYSSLSHVGLMIAGVFSLTQMGMQGAAIQMLAHGVNVVGMFFIADAIERRTGTRNIADLGGLTRKAPVLTVCFLVLLLGTVALPLTNGFVGEFLLLAGVYEFNAWMGAVAGVTIILGAVYLLRMFQRVMLGPDSSFTETFTDLTGAELALLVPLIVLVFWIGLFPNTFLHLSEGSVLGILNEVVNR